The following coding sequences lie in one Agarivorans sp. Alg241-V36 genomic window:
- a CDS encoding triacylglycerol lipase — MKLIFVHGWSVTNTSTYGELPQSLVAKASSAGLQLDLEHIYLGKYISFHDEVSMDDISRAMQQALQDLPGNESGIQEFSCITHSTGGPVVRSWVDKYYGAAGLASLPLKHLVMLAPANHGSSLAVLGKQRVGRIKSWFAGVEPGQRVLDWLSLGSQGQWQLNENGMAYDYVGNSFYPFVLSGQGIDTKFYDFLNGYLVESGSDGVVRVAGANMNYRYLALEQSEEQLNGFQGKAYRLKPSEIEPVRRPAEVPIGILSEFSHSGPKMGIMANKASSANHHIVVDQVIACLQVSSANDYQQRSAELSQLSQSEQAKVPLGKKQTIGKYCMLVVRVRDQTGEHIHNENYDVLLLAGKGYKPHQLPEGFFVDKQMNQATHSLVYYIDAEKMSQIKDNCFGLQVMARPNKGFSFYTNTQFRSEGLAIDQVCAANQTTYIDITIHRDVDKNVFRFSTANAPRESFKNIKPSGDTIS; from the coding sequence ATGAAATTGATTTTTGTGCATGGCTGGAGTGTCACCAATACTTCCACTTATGGTGAGCTTCCGCAGTCGTTAGTGGCTAAAGCCAGTAGCGCTGGTTTGCAGCTCGATTTAGAGCATATCTACTTAGGCAAATACATAAGTTTTCACGATGAAGTCTCAATGGATGACATATCGCGTGCCATGCAACAGGCTTTGCAAGATTTGCCTGGTAATGAAAGCGGTATTCAAGAGTTCTCTTGTATCACCCATTCTACCGGTGGGCCGGTGGTGCGCTCATGGGTTGATAAGTATTACGGTGCTGCAGGTTTAGCCTCTTTACCATTGAAGCACTTAGTGATGCTTGCGCCAGCGAACCATGGCTCTAGTTTAGCGGTTTTAGGTAAGCAACGAGTGGGCCGAATTAAATCTTGGTTTGCCGGTGTTGAGCCAGGGCAAAGAGTATTAGATTGGTTAAGTTTGGGCAGCCAAGGGCAGTGGCAACTAAACGAAAACGGTATGGCTTATGACTACGTTGGCAACAGCTTTTATCCCTTTGTATTAAGTGGCCAAGGTATCGATACCAAATTTTACGACTTTCTAAACGGCTACTTGGTAGAGTCTGGCTCCGACGGAGTGGTGCGGGTAGCGGGTGCCAATATGAATTACCGCTATTTGGCGCTTGAGCAATCTGAGGAGCAGCTGAACGGTTTTCAGGGCAAGGCTTATCGCTTAAAGCCTAGCGAGATTGAGCCAGTGCGGCGTCCCGCCGAAGTGCCTATTGGGATATTGAGTGAATTTAGTCACTCGGGACCAAAGATGGGCATTATGGCTAACAAAGCCAGCTCTGCTAATCACCATATTGTGGTTGACCAAGTGATAGCCTGTTTGCAAGTTAGTAGTGCTAATGATTACCAACAACGCAGTGCTGAGCTAAGCCAATTAAGCCAAAGTGAGCAAGCCAAAGTACCGCTTGGTAAAAAGCAAACCATTGGTAAATACTGCATGTTGGTGGTGCGCGTGAGAGACCAAACCGGTGAGCATATTCATAATGAAAACTACGATGTATTACTGTTAGCTGGCAAAGGTTATAAGCCGCATCAGTTACCGGAAGGCTTTTTTGTAGACAAACAAATGAATCAAGCTACCCATAGCTTGGTGTATTACATTGACGCTGAAAAGATGTCACAAATTAAAGATAATTGTTTTGGGCTGCAAGTTATGGCTAGGCCAAACAAAGGATTCTCTTTTTACACCAATACTCAGTTCCGCTCAGAAGGTTTAGCCATCGATCAAGTGTGCGCCGCAAACCAAACCACCTATATCGATATCACCATTCATCGCGATGTCGACAAAAATGTATTTAGGTTTTCGACCGCTAATGCGCCACGAGAAAGCTTTAAGAACATTAAGCCCTCAGGGGATACTATTTCTTAA
- a CDS encoding bacterioferritin-associated ferredoxin: protein MWVCLCEQINDEALANSYAQGLKTVKQLKQAKHLGSTCGKCIRLAKQKLDQLDSSFIQVNLLT, encoded by the coding sequence ATGTGGGTGTGTTTATGTGAACAGATTAACGATGAAGCATTGGCAAACAGTTATGCGCAAGGCTTAAAGACGGTTAAACAGCTTAAACAAGCAAAACACTTGGGCAGTACATGTGGTAAGTGCATTCGATTAGCAAAACAAAAGCTGGATCAATTAGATAGCTCTTTTATCCAAGTAAACCTGCTAACCTAG
- a CDS encoding LysR family transcriptional regulator: MDLEEIYRRDLNLLVALKVLIEEGSVSKAAVRLNLSQSAMSRVLTRLRDLLKDPLFIRQGQGLVPTERAIELNQELQGPLENLRQLLSPTVFNPAECSQHFTIATTDYAMQTILPFALARIYQEAPNISLEFAPLQHEQLAQQLSADGCDMAICRPTQPVAPLTKESLGLVSVFCLLAKHHPLANKELTLKEYLAYPHAMIAISDGVKSLLDEALSDQHKPQLLLRAYHLEAALAICEQVPVIITVPADLAYLVAEKNQLVVKPLPFEFKPFDYSLLWHPRCEHSAAQIWLRNVIKQECSRLISKRVQDMGLIE; the protein is encoded by the coding sequence ATGGACTTAGAAGAAATCTATCGTCGCGACCTAAACTTGCTCGTGGCCTTAAAAGTGCTTATCGAGGAAGGTAGCGTAAGTAAAGCCGCGGTACGCTTAAACCTTAGCCAATCGGCAATGAGTAGAGTATTAACCCGCCTTCGAGATTTACTCAAAGATCCCTTGTTTATTCGCCAAGGGCAAGGCTTGGTGCCAACAGAGCGAGCCATTGAACTAAATCAGGAATTACAAGGCCCCTTAGAAAATCTGCGCCAGTTACTTAGCCCCACGGTGTTTAACCCGGCTGAATGTAGCCAGCATTTCACCATAGCTACCACCGATTATGCGATGCAAACCATATTGCCCTTTGCCCTAGCAAGGATCTATCAAGAAGCGCCCAACATCTCCCTTGAATTTGCGCCGCTACAGCATGAGCAACTCGCCCAACAATTATCAGCAGACGGATGTGATATGGCGATTTGTCGCCCTACTCAGCCAGTAGCTCCTCTGACTAAAGAGAGCTTGGGTTTAGTGAGTGTGTTTTGTTTACTCGCTAAGCATCACCCATTAGCAAATAAAGAGCTCACTCTTAAAGAGTACTTGGCTTATCCACATGCAATGATAGCCATTAGTGATGGAGTAAAAAGCTTGCTGGACGAAGCATTGTCAGATCAACACAAACCTCAACTGCTACTTCGCGCTTATCACCTGGAAGCCGCTCTTGCGATTTGCGAGCAAGTACCGGTGATTATTACTGTTCCTGCTGACTTAGCCTACCTAGTCGCTGAAAAGAACCAACTTGTAGTTAAACCCCTACCATTTGAATTTAAGCCTTTTGACTACTCCTTGTTATGGCATCCTCGCTGCGAACACTCGGCAGCTCAAATTTGGCTGCGCAATGTAATTAAACAAGAATGTAGCCGTTTAATAAGCAAGCGAGTGCAAGACATGGGACTAATAGAATAA
- a CDS encoding sodium:solute symporter family protein: MDIQTWTSLFVALSFTLYMVIAIWAKANNTQDFYIANASIHPLTNGMATAATWMSAASFISLAGVISFLGYDGAVYLMGWTGGYVLLAVCLVPYLHRFGQYSVADFFGQRYYSKRARVLAVICTVFISFIYVAGQMRGVGVVFARFLEVNVNLGILLGMAIVFFYAVWGGMKGITYTQVAQYCVLVFAFLVPAIFTSIALTGQVFPQFGLGSNITGTPNIYLLDKLDGLSEELGFSTFTNGTRNLSDQVFITAALMMGTAGLPHIIVRFFTVAKVGEARASAGYALAFIALLYTAAPAVGAFAKVNLIESINGLDLRGIAQEQQPSWLVHWQQAGLVEWSDENGDGRLFYSGDQRNEVTINQDIVVLASPELAQLPNWVVALVAAGGLAAALSTAAGLLLVIASSISHDLVKQTWQKQLSDKQELKLARCCAIVAIFAAGYLGINPPALVAEVVAIAFGLAASSLFPAIVLGIFVKSIGRTAVICGMLVGMCITLTYVGFFKFVSPALNHSEYWLWGISPEGIGALGMLANFSIVFIVQRFTKAAPASVQNLVLALRKP; this comes from the coding sequence ATGGACATTCAAACTTGGACTTCCTTGTTCGTCGCGCTTAGTTTTACGCTGTATATGGTGATAGCTATTTGGGCTAAAGCTAACAATACCCAAGACTTCTATATTGCTAATGCCAGCATTCATCCGCTTACCAATGGCATGGCCACCGCAGCGACCTGGATGTCGGCAGCTTCTTTTATCTCATTGGCGGGGGTTATCTCATTTCTCGGCTACGACGGCGCCGTTTACTTAATGGGATGGACAGGCGGATACGTATTGCTTGCTGTGTGTTTAGTGCCTTACTTACATAGATTCGGCCAATATTCGGTTGCCGACTTTTTTGGCCAGCGCTATTACTCAAAGCGGGCCAGAGTGCTAGCGGTAATTTGTACGGTATTTATTTCGTTTATTTATGTTGCTGGACAAATGCGCGGCGTAGGTGTGGTGTTTGCGCGTTTTTTAGAGGTGAACGTTAATCTGGGTATTTTGCTCGGCATGGCAATTGTGTTTTTTTATGCCGTGTGGGGAGGGATGAAAGGCATTACCTATACTCAGGTAGCTCAATATTGTGTATTAGTTTTTGCCTTTTTAGTCCCGGCTATTTTTACATCGATAGCCTTAACTGGGCAGGTTTTTCCACAGTTTGGCTTAGGCAGCAATATTACCGGTACTCCAAACATTTACTTACTGGATAAGCTTGACGGTTTATCCGAAGAACTAGGTTTTTCGACGTTTACTAACGGTACTCGAAACCTTAGTGACCAGGTGTTTATCACTGCTGCGTTAATGATGGGAACCGCTGGATTACCGCATATAATCGTGCGGTTTTTTACTGTAGCTAAAGTAGGTGAAGCTCGGGCATCTGCCGGTTATGCGCTAGCCTTTATTGCTTTGTTATACACCGCAGCGCCAGCGGTGGGAGCTTTTGCAAAAGTAAATCTTATTGAGTCTATCAACGGTTTGGATTTACGCGGAATTGCGCAAGAACAGCAGCCCAGCTGGTTAGTTCATTGGCAACAAGCTGGCCTAGTGGAATGGAGCGATGAAAATGGCGATGGTCGCTTATTTTACTCGGGAGATCAGCGCAATGAAGTCACCATTAACCAAGATATAGTGGTGTTGGCATCACCGGAATTAGCGCAGTTGCCTAATTGGGTGGTGGCCTTGGTTGCTGCGGGGGGCTTAGCAGCGGCACTGTCTACCGCAGCGGGGCTATTACTTGTGATCGCCAGCTCCATATCTCATGATTTAGTCAAACAAACTTGGCAAAAACAGCTTAGTGATAAACAGGAGCTAAAGTTGGCGCGCTGCTGCGCAATTGTAGCCATTTTCGCAGCTGGTTATTTAGGTATTAACCCACCGGCCTTAGTCGCAGAAGTCGTTGCTATAGCATTTGGCTTGGCTGCTAGTTCGCTTTTCCCTGCTATTGTTTTGGGTATATTTGTTAAGTCTATTGGGCGTACAGCGGTTATTTGCGGGATGCTTGTTGGCATGTGTATCACTTTAACTTACGTAGGCTTTTTTAAATTTGTATCACCCGCTCTTAATCATTCAGAGTACTGGCTTTGGGGGATTTCGCCTGAGGGAATAGGCGCTCTGGGAATGCTAGCAAATTTTTCGATTGTGTTTATCGTTCAGCGCTTTACTAAAGCAGCGCCAGCCTCAGTTCAAAACTTAGTGCTTGCACTGCGTAAGCCTTAA
- a CDS encoding LamG domain-containing protein, with amino-acid sequence MKPSKLLLIPMSTTFMFGCFEAPEVYVPPAEPTYAIEEVTWNITSDTSLIAPTSAEYPEVYYFENDILKVYTYNETDDLYTYSQQAYTVSETEITYGDVDGTYEVVDGALSITYTKDSVEYTDSGAEITDQTVLDSIDAAEQEEGPGVEIPDAVNEYQFSNGDFASDTGTAANDIYASSEDVDFIAAAGMGGVDNTAITFDQFDAGSGAYGYLKYDSSEIVEGVTYGSDTLSTEESPSFSLEAVINANTAATENMQIVQFAETSNNDKGFNFYVAADQTIRFKLYGAGGDTVEVTAATDFETGNWYHLAAVYDADDGESGTIKIYVNGELDNSRDVSVDYGFNTEDDFYILGGANSKDRNFKGTVDNIATWSEALDALQIAERASMFADGEEPVDPPVDPDVPAANYQWEFSTVDGDAAIGDYSLSMSKSSDNPREVVTGAFDTGSAVQITQSVGGNFGYHYINDVDMTTSPLAGVDGVISFEILFKSTDAAFNSDAQQDLQLIENVDSNQGYKLVIDEGTLLPRLRIYNGSGSTSVIGETPLEDDTWTHIVATYDGTTATIYVNGVEDATQEVTDFLPNASSSDKLYIGGGANSDQKNLEGAIDNVAFWIDTLTAEEVAARAAAFGFTVN; translated from the coding sequence ATGAAACCGTCTAAGCTGCTGCTAATCCCTATGAGCACAACGTTTATGTTTGGCTGTTTTGAAGCGCCAGAAGTATACGTTCCACCAGCTGAGCCTACTTATGCTATTGAAGAAGTGACTTGGAATATTACAAGCGACACCTCACTAATAGCACCTACATCTGCAGAATACCCAGAAGTTTACTACTTCGAAAATGATATTCTCAAAGTTTATACTTACAACGAAACCGACGATCTCTACACGTATAGCCAGCAAGCTTATACCGTGTCAGAAACAGAAATTACTTATGGCGACGTTGATGGTACTTATGAAGTAGTTGATGGCGCTTTATCAATTACTTATACCAAAGACTCTGTAGAGTACACCGACAGTGGCGCTGAGATTACAGACCAAACTGTGCTTGATTCTATTGACGCTGCTGAACAAGAAGAAGGCCCTGGAGTTGAAATCCCTGACGCGGTGAACGAATACCAATTCTCAAACGGAGATTTCGCGTCTGACACTGGTACTGCAGCCAATGACATCTACGCTTCATCTGAAGACGTAGACTTCATTGCTGCGGCTGGTATGGGTGGCGTTGATAATACGGCGATTACTTTTGATCAGTTTGATGCGGGTTCAGGTGCTTACGGTTACTTGAAATATGATTCTTCAGAAATTGTTGAGGGTGTAACTTACGGTTCAGATACCCTGTCTACAGAAGAGTCACCTTCTTTCTCATTAGAAGCTGTAATCAATGCCAACACTGCTGCTACTGAAAACATGCAAATTGTTCAATTTGCTGAAACCAGCAACAATGATAAAGGCTTTAACTTCTATGTAGCTGCAGACCAAACCATTCGCTTTAAGCTTTATGGCGCTGGTGGTGATACTGTTGAAGTAACCGCCGCAACAGATTTCGAAACTGGAAATTGGTACCACCTAGCTGCCGTGTATGATGCAGATGATGGTGAATCAGGAACTATTAAAATTTACGTTAACGGTGAATTAGATAATTCTCGCGATGTTTCAGTTGATTACGGCTTCAACACAGAAGATGATTTTTACATCTTAGGTGGTGCAAACAGTAAAGACCGAAACTTTAAAGGTACTGTAGATAACATTGCAACTTGGAGTGAGGCTCTAGATGCACTTCAAATTGCTGAACGCGCATCTATGTTTGCCGATGGAGAAGAGCCTGTAGATCCACCAGTAGATCCAGATGTACCTGCTGCTAACTACCAATGGGAGTTTTCTACCGTTGATGGAGATGCCGCAATTGGTGATTACTCGTTAAGCATGAGCAAATCTAGTGATAACCCTCGTGAGGTAGTTACTGGAGCATTTGATACCGGAAGTGCTGTTCAAATCACTCAGTCAGTAGGTGGAAACTTTGGTTACCATTATATTAACGATGTAGATATGACGACGAGCCCACTAGCTGGTGTTGATGGTGTTATTTCTTTTGAAATTCTATTCAAATCAACTGACGCTGCTTTTAACTCCGATGCTCAACAAGATTTACAGTTGATAGAGAATGTTGATAGTAACCAAGGCTACAAATTGGTTATTGACGAGGGTACTCTACTTCCACGCTTGAGAATCTATAACGGTTCAGGTTCAACTTCAGTAATTGGAGAAACTCCACTTGAAGATGATACATGGACTCATATTGTTGCAACATACGATGGTACAACTGCAACTATATATGTAAATGGTGTTGAAGATGCGACACAAGAGGTTACTGACTTCCTGCCTAATGCAAGTTCAAGTGATAAGCTATATATAGGTGGTGGTGCAAATAGTGACCAGAAAAACCTTGAAGGCGCTATTGATAATGTTGCGTTCTGGATAGATACGCTAACAGCTGAAGAAGTAGCAGCACGCGCAGCAGCATTTGGCTTTACTGTTAACTAA
- a CDS encoding FadR/GntR family transcriptional regulator, with translation MSNEFMQIEGASRSLHLQVAREIARGILSGSLPQGSIIPGELDLCEQFGVSRTALREAIKLLNSKGLLESRPKIGTRVRDREYWNFLDSQLLDWMMGLSNTEKSYQEFLALRRAIEPEAAALAARNASAEQRMSLSAVFQQMSDVAAGVDEVNSWTDVDMEFHRLVFLSTGNSFYIPFANVLRTMFIGFIDHSSKEGGTCIDEHKAIYDAIMAGNAEKAREANLALLNNSNHRLPSDTAA, from the coding sequence ATGTCTAACGAATTTATGCAAATTGAGGGGGCGTCTCGCAGTCTTCATTTGCAAGTTGCGAGAGAGATTGCTCGCGGCATCTTGTCGGGGAGCCTGCCTCAGGGCAGTATTATTCCCGGTGAGCTAGACCTGTGTGAACAGTTCGGTGTTAGCCGCACAGCATTGCGTGAAGCGATTAAATTGCTTAACTCTAAAGGCTTATTAGAGTCTCGCCCTAAAATTGGCACACGAGTACGTGACCGTGAATACTGGAACTTCTTAGACTCTCAATTACTCGATTGGATGATGGGTTTAAGCAACACTGAAAAATCTTACCAAGAGTTTTTGGCTTTACGTAGAGCAATTGAACCTGAAGCGGCTGCTTTAGCGGCGCGAAATGCAAGTGCTGAGCAACGTATGAGTTTGTCGGCAGTGTTCCAGCAAATGTCTGATGTTGCAGCTGGCGTAGATGAAGTTAACTCTTGGACTGATGTAGATATGGAGTTTCACCGCTTAGTATTCCTATCTACCGGAAATAGCTTTTATATACCTTTTGCTAACGTGCTACGCACTATGTTTATTGGCTTTATTGACCACTCGTCAAAAGAGGGTGGCACCTGTATCGATGAGCATAAAGCAATTTATGATGCCATTATGGCGGGTAATGCTGAAAAAGCTCGTGAAGCAAACTTAGCGCTATTAAATAACAGCAATCACCGTTTACCTTCAGATACAGCTGCTTAA
- a CDS encoding carbohydrate porin, with product MQSAHILVCLSLLATGLSNSLQAQQYTDLSKQVSPYNRKPMLSDVDELGNYQDMKRYLSVNHGLDYQIQIAPIAQTDGNGNNYLDNETDLIITKRFWDNQQGYGKLVFAGVMVNMLNNSYTRKFADDVGLGPSQPNGGMTGPDQNITAINGLWWEHSLLNHGLTYRLGHLYTTRLWATNKYLSDDRSTFMASPFSHQGLSWTSGQRALGGTLSVQNQWAYAQVGFNDAKPNGKDIDIRSFSDGKFVRHLELGLTPSFDFGEGEYKISLADIDDTSSSHTSVNDLEANRAGQTLSVSISQDFGNLGVFARYNRSYQRYAAKTKAVAVAGLVVNDLLDNQDVLGIGYAEVEPVDRIRKQHGNEKSIEIYYDIKLTNRLSIAPDIQYYFTKAATKGVNTAGDTIFGLRLRYML from the coding sequence ATGCAAAGCGCACACATTTTGGTTTGTTTATCATTGTTAGCAACTGGGCTAAGTAACAGCTTGCAGGCGCAACAATATACTGACTTGTCCAAACAGGTTTCCCCCTATAACCGTAAACCCATGCTGAGTGATGTCGATGAACTAGGTAATTACCAAGACATGAAACGTTACTTATCGGTAAATCATGGCTTGGATTATCAAATCCAAATTGCGCCGATTGCTCAAACCGATGGCAACGGCAATAACTACTTAGATAATGAAACCGACTTGATCATTACCAAGCGATTTTGGGATAACCAACAAGGTTACGGCAAGCTAGTGTTTGCTGGGGTGATGGTTAACATGCTGAATAACAGCTATACCCGCAAATTTGCTGACGATGTTGGATTAGGGCCTAGCCAACCTAACGGTGGTATGACGGGACCAGACCAAAACATCACCGCAATTAACGGCCTTTGGTGGGAACATAGCTTACTTAATCATGGACTCACCTATCGCCTAGGACACCTTTACACCACCCGACTTTGGGCTACCAACAAATACCTAAGTGATGACCGTAGCACCTTTATGGCCTCGCCATTTTCACACCAAGGTTTAAGTTGGACTAGCGGCCAACGGGCCTTAGGAGGCACATTGTCGGTACAAAACCAATGGGCTTATGCTCAGGTGGGATTTAACGATGCGAAACCTAACGGCAAAGACATCGATATTCGTAGCTTCAGCGACGGAAAATTTGTACGCCACCTCGAGCTGGGGCTAACACCAAGTTTTGATTTTGGTGAAGGCGAATACAAAATAAGCCTTGCAGACATCGACGATACAAGTAGCTCGCATACCTCGGTAAATGACCTAGAGGCTAACAGAGCGGGTCAAACTTTATCGGTGAGTATAAGCCAAGACTTTGGAAACCTAGGTGTATTTGCTCGCTATAACCGCTCTTATCAACGTTACGCAGCAAAAACCAAAGCGGTTGCTGTAGCTGGCCTAGTGGTAAATGATTTATTAGATAACCAAGATGTATTAGGCATTGGTTACGCTGAGGTAGAGCCGGTAGATAGGATCCGTAAACAACATGGCAACGAGAAATCTATCGAGATTTACTACGACATTAAGCTGACTAATCGCTTAAGCATTGCGCCTGATATTCAATACTACTTTACTAAGGCTGCCACCAAAGGCGTAAACACTGCTGGAGACACCATATTTGGCTTACGCTTACGCTATATGCTTTAA
- a CDS encoding SDR family NAD(P)-dependent oxidoreductase, with protein sequence MSNKVALITGATGGIGFQVAKRLGEDGYTVVLNGIEDEAGAARIAQLKELGIEAEYYGFDVTDEVAVSSNVSKIGEKFGKIDVVVNNAGGLGGRSPMEEMTTEFYRFVMALNLDSAFFVSRAAIPFLKKGENASIINFTSNAGWNAGGPGAGIYGVSKGAVHTLTRALAKELAPAGIRVNAVSPGTIDTPFHAQIKETKPEVFASWKDSILLGRLGQPEEVASTISFLVSKDASFITAETVQIGGGQALGI encoded by the coding sequence ATGTCTAATAAAGTTGCATTAATTACCGGAGCAACCGGTGGAATTGGTTTTCAAGTAGCAAAACGCCTAGGTGAAGATGGCTATACCGTTGTATTGAACGGCATCGAAGATGAAGCTGGCGCTGCGCGTATCGCTCAATTAAAAGAATTGGGTATTGAAGCCGAATACTATGGCTTTGACGTGACTGACGAAGTTGCAGTTTCTAGCAATGTGAGCAAGATCGGCGAAAAATTTGGCAAAATTGATGTAGTGGTAAACAACGCTGGCGGCTTAGGCGGTCGTAGCCCAATGGAAGAAATGACTACTGAGTTTTACCGCTTTGTAATGGCCCTTAATTTAGATAGTGCATTTTTCGTATCGCGTGCGGCAATTCCATTCCTGAAAAAAGGCGAGAATGCTTCAATCATTAACTTCACCTCTAATGCTGGTTGGAATGCAGGTGGCCCAGGCGCAGGAATTTATGGCGTTTCAAAGGGGGCTGTACATACTTTAACTCGCGCTTTGGCCAAAGAATTAGCGCCAGCGGGTATTCGAGTTAATGCCGTATCTCCGGGTACAATCGATACGCCATTCCACGCTCAAATTAAAGAAACTAAGCCTGAAGTATTTGCTTCATGGAAAGATAGCATTCTACTGGGTCGCTTAGGTCAGCCAGAAGAAGTTGCTTCTACAATTTCTTTCTTAGTAAGCAAAGATGCCTCATTCATCACTGCTGAAACTGTGCAGATCGGTGGCGGACAAGCTTTAGGTATCTAA
- a CDS encoding oligogalacturonate-specific porin KdgM family protein: MKSYSLAVLLSSGCLLSVNALATSVDFRHEYKSDTKQHASRVKMAHTFENNFSMALELKFKGEEGKFMEDLQSNGSEIDLGYRYKINDQWALIPGMPIEFGQSGTTYKPQLRLTYTPEKVKGLSVSGRYRLDVKPGEDIKKYRHRYTANIGYKYQQWTFGLEGNYYYSDNSEYHLYNNDRTNYENNFTIHYNMGSWTPWLEFGDVSVSNQSSQRELRSRVGLRYNF; this comes from the coding sequence ATGAAATCATACAGTCTAGCAGTGTTATTGAGTAGTGGTTGTTTGCTGAGTGTGAATGCATTAGCAACCTCAGTAGATTTTCGCCACGAGTACAAAAGCGATACTAAGCAGCATGCTAGCCGAGTAAAGATGGCCCATACCTTTGAAAATAATTTCTCTATGGCTTTAGAGCTTAAATTTAAAGGTGAAGAGGGCAAATTCATGGAAGACTTACAATCAAACGGATCTGAAATCGACCTTGGCTACCGCTATAAAATTAACGACCAGTGGGCACTCATTCCAGGCATGCCCATCGAGTTTGGTCAATCAGGTACTACCTATAAACCGCAACTGCGATTAACCTACACCCCAGAGAAAGTGAAAGGTCTGTCAGTAAGTGGCCGTTATCGACTTGACGTAAAACCCGGCGAAGATATTAAAAAATACCGCCATCGCTATACCGCCAATATTGGTTACAAGTATCAGCAATGGACCTTTGGCCTAGAGGGGAACTACTACTATTCGGATAATTCCGAATATCATCTCTACAACAATGATCGAACCAATTATGAAAACAATTTTACCATTCATTACAACATGGGCAGTTGGACGCCGTGGTTAGAATTTGGTGACGTTTCCGTTTCTAACCAATCTAGTCAACGAGAACTAAGAAGCCGTGTAGGACTACGCTATAACTTCTAA
- a CDS encoding MDR family oxidoreductase: protein MFKALVLDQVEKQTTSSIRQLNDADLPESDVIVNVDYSSLNYKDGLAITGKGKIVRNFPMVPGIDLTGTVEQSHDPRYAAGDKVVLTGWGVGEGHWGGMAEKASLKADWLVPLPEGLSGKQAMMVGTAGFTAMLCVQALVDAGIMPESGEILVTGASGGVGSVAVTLLAKLGYKVAAVTGRIEQNGTLLTELGASRIIDRSEFEEPARALEKQVWAGAVDTVGSKVLAKVLAQMDYNGAVAACGLAGGFDLPTTVMPFILRNVSLLGIDSVSCPSAKRIKAWQRLAELLPDSYYQQACTEVELEQVAEYAEAITNGQVTGRVVIKL from the coding sequence ATGTTTAAGGCACTCGTTCTCGATCAAGTTGAGAAACAAACCACTTCTAGCATTCGCCAACTTAATGATGCCGATTTGCCCGAGAGTGACGTAATTGTAAACGTTGATTACTCCTCACTTAACTATAAAGATGGCCTCGCCATTACCGGTAAAGGCAAGATTGTTCGAAATTTCCCCATGGTACCCGGTATCGATTTAACCGGTACTGTTGAGCAATCTCACGACCCTCGTTACGCTGCTGGCGACAAAGTGGTGCTTACAGGGTGGGGAGTTGGAGAAGGGCATTGGGGCGGAATGGCAGAGAAAGCCAGTTTAAAAGCTGATTGGTTAGTGCCTTTGCCAGAGGGTTTAAGTGGTAAACAAGCCATGATGGTAGGTACTGCAGGCTTTACCGCTATGTTGTGTGTACAAGCTTTAGTTGATGCTGGCATCATGCCAGAATCAGGTGAAATTTTGGTAACTGGTGCCAGTGGCGGGGTAGGCTCGGTAGCAGTTACTTTACTGGCTAAGTTAGGTTACAAAGTAGCCGCAGTTACCGGCCGAATAGAGCAAAATGGAACCTTACTCACAGAACTTGGTGCTAGCCGAATTATCGACCGCAGTGAATTTGAAGAGCCAGCGCGCGCCTTAGAAAAACAAGTATGGGCTGGTGCCGTAGATACCGTGGGTAGCAAGGTATTGGCAAAGGTGCTTGCACAAATGGATTACAATGGCGCCGTTGCCGCATGTGGTTTAGCGGGCGGTTTTGATTTACCAACAACGGTAATGCCGTTTATTTTGCGTAACGTTAGCTTGTTAGGCATAGACTCTGTGAGTTGCCCAAGTGCTAAACGCATAAAAGCTTGGCAGCGTTTGGCAGAGTTGCTTCCAGACAGCTACTACCAACAAGCGTGTACCGAAGTAGAATTAGAGCAAGTTGCCGAATACGCTGAAGCCATAACCAATGGTCAAGTCACTGGTCGAGTAGTCATCAAGTTATAA